GGTGTAAATAGGGCAATACTTAGAACAAACTAAAGGAGGAGAAATGTTATGAATAATTACAAAACATACAGAAAAATCAAGAAAAACTTTTCTAGCGAAAGAGGAGTTACAGGAGAAAAATTAATAGATATTTTACAAAGTAAGTATCCCCCAAACCTAAAAGTCACCCAAGAACAATTCGCACTCCTAGCTGCAGCTAATCGAGATGTACAGCTAGAATTAACCGCCACAGGAGCATTGACTATTATGTCTCCTACGGGAGGAAATACAGGTAAACGTAATCTAGACATTGAAGGACAACTTTGGTTCTGGAATCGACAAACAAAACTAGGTATTGCTTTTAACTCCTCAACCGCTTTCCTACTTCCTAATGGTGCACAACGTTCTCCCGATGCAGCCTGGATAAGTCAAGCTAGATGGGATATATTGAAACCAGAAGAACAAGATTCCTTTCCTCCAATCTGTCCCGATTTTGCCATAGAATTGCGTTCCAAAAGTGACGATATGGAACCATTACGTAAAAAAATGCAGGAATATATTGACAATGGCTTAAATTTGGGATGGTTGATCGATACACAAAATAAA
The sequence above is a segment of the Gloeocapsa sp. PCC 73106 genome. Coding sequences within it:
- a CDS encoding Uma2 family endonuclease; amino-acid sequence: MNNYKTYRKIKKNFSSERGVTGEKLIDILQSKYPPNLKVTQEQFALLAAANRDVQLELTATGALTIMSPTGGNTGKRNLDIEGQLWFWNRQTKLGIAFNSSTAFLLPNGAQRSPDAAWISQARWDILKPEEQDSFPPICPDFAIELRSKSDDMEPLRKKMQEYIDNGLNLGWLIDTQNKKVEIYQKNWV